The sequence below is a genomic window from Rhizobium gallicum bv. gallicum R602sp.
AGATCTGCCTCGGCTGCATGACCTTCGGCGATCCGGGCCGCGGCAAGCACGCCTGGACACTCGGCGAGGAGGAAAGCCGCGCGATCATCAGGCAGGCACTCGATCTTGGCATCAATTTCCTGGATACGGCGAATACCTATTCCGACGGCTCGTCCGAGGAAATCGTCGGACGGGCAATCAAGGACTTGAAGCGCGAGGACATCGTACTCGCGACCAAGGTCTTCCACCGCATGCGCCCCGGTCCGAACGGCGCTGGTCTTTCCCGCAAGGCGATCTTTGACGAAATCGACAACAGCCTGCGCCGACTCGGCACGGATTACGTCGACCTCTTCCAGATCCATCGCTTCGACTACACGACGCCGATCGAGGAAACGCTGGAGGCCTTGCACGACGTCGTCAAGGCCGGCAAGGCGCGCTATATCGGCGCCTCCTCCATGTATGCTTGGCAATTCGCAAAGATGCTCTACACCTCGCGGCTGAACGGCTGGACTCAGTTCGTGAGCATGCAGGACCATGTCAACCTTCTTTATCGCGAGGAGGAGCGCGAAATGCTGCCTTTCTGCGAGGACCAGAAGATCGCTGTCATTCCGTGGAGCCCGCTTGCCCGCGGCCGCCTGGCGCGCGACTGGGACGAAAGGACCGCCCGCACGGAAACGGATGAATTCGGCAAGACGCTCTACAGGCAGGCCGAAGATGCCGACCGCAAAATCATCGACACGGTCGGCCGATTGGCGAAGACACATAACGTCTCCCGGGCCCAGATCGCAACTGCTTGGATCTTGCAGAAGAGCGCGGTGACCGCACCGATCATTGGCGCATCGAAGCCGCACCATCTTTCGGACGCCGTTGGGGCATTGGCTGTCAAGCTCAACGCCGACGACGTCGCCGCTCTCGAAGAGCCTTATGTTCCGCATCACGTGGAAGGATTCAAATAACGCAGACACATGCCGACGGGCACTCAGGCGCCGACAAACTTTGCCGGTGCCAGCTTCTCCCGCATCGTCGAAAGGAACTGACCGGCCAAATCGCGATTTTCGACCGCGCGCGCCAGACTGACGGCCCCCATCATTGATGAGAGCGTCGTAAAGCCATTCTTGCGGCGCTCCTCCGGCGTCTCACCCGGAACGATCTCCGCCAGGATATCGACAAGCGTGGAAAGCCCGTCGTTGAAGGTTTCCCGCACCGCACCGCTACTGCGGCTCACCTCTTCCATCAATGCCACGAAGACACAGCTCGAGCCTGGATTGTCGACGGAACACCAGGAAACATAGTGGTCGAGGAGCGCTTCCAAGGGGCGATCCGGAGCGTCGGCGATAAGAGCCTTCCATCGCACTTCCACCCTGGCGATCAGCGCACGGCTGACCTCCAGCTGCAGCTCTTCCTTTGATTGGAAGTGGCCATAGAACCCTCCATGCGTCAGCCCGCAGGCTTTCATGATATCGGCAACCCCCACGCCATCAAATCCATTTTCGCGGAACATTACGCCCGCCACTTCCAGGATCTTCTGGCGGTTTTCTGCAAATTTTTCGCGGCTGACGCGCATGATCCGGCTCCGAAAATAGTCCCTTGACAAATTATATGACGCCTATCATCAATACGCAAGAAACATGACGACCATCATCTAAATCAGTGATGCATCGATCATTCCCACGAATGGAACTTGCCCCATGGTTTCCACTGCGCTTGCCTCCACCCTTGCACGCCGCAACATCCACTACGGATGGATCGTTGTCGGCGCGACTTTCCTGACCATGCTGGTCACCGCCGGCGCCATGGGCGCGCCGGGCGTGCTGATCAAGCCGCTGCAGGACGAGTTCGGCTGGGAAACTTCGCAGATTTCCTCCGCACTTGCGATCCGCCTGGTCCTCTTCGGCCTGATGGGTCCCTTCGCGGCGGCTTTCATGAACTATTTCGGTGTGCGCAAGGTCATCGTCTTCGCGCTTGCGCTGATCGGCGCGGGCTTCGTTGGCTCGCTCTTCATGACATCGCTTTGGCAGCTTCTGCTGCTGTGGGGAATCGTCGTCGGTTTCGGCACCGGCCTGACGGCCATGGTGCTCGCAGCGACCATATCTGCCCGCTGGTTCACGAAGCACCGCGGCCTCGTGGTCGGGATGCTTTCGGCAAGCTCGGCCACCGGTCAGCTCGTTTTCCTGCCGCTGATGGCGGAATTAACGGATCGCTACGGCTGGCGCTCCACGGTCTTCTTCGTCTGCGCCATGATCATGGTTGCCGCACTTGCCGTGCTTGCCTTCATGCGCGACCGGCCCTCCGACTTAAACCTGCCCTCGCTCGGCGAAGCTCATGTCACGCCGCCGCCGGCACGGGGCACGTTGGTCGGCGCGCTTAAGACGCCGATCACGATCCTGAAAGAGATCTCCGGAACTTCGACTTTCTGGATCTTGTTCGCCACCTTCTTTATCTGCGGCCTCAGCACCAACGGCCTGATCCAGACTCATTTCGTCACGCTTTGCGGCGACTTCGGCATCCTGCCTGTCGCGGCGGCCAGCGTTCTAGCCGTAATGGGTATCTTCGATTTCTTCGGCACGATCGGCTCCGGCTGGTTGTCGGATCGCTTCGACAACCGCTGGCTCCTCTTCTGGTATTACGGTTTGCGCGGGCTTTCCTTGCTCTTCCTGCCCTTCAGCGATTTCAGCTTCTACGGTCTTTCGATCTTCGCGGTGTTCTACGGCCTCGACTGGATCGCCACCGTTCCGCCGACCGTAAAGATTGCCGCCGACCGCTTCGGCCGGGAGAAGGCCGGTCTGGTCTTCGGCTGGGTCTTTGCCGGCCATCAGCTGGGCGCGGCAACCGCTGCTTATGGCGCTGGCCTTTCACGGACCGAGCTGTCGAGCTACCTGCCGGCCTTCTTCGTTGCCGGCGCCTTCTGCCTGCTCGCCTCGATCCTCGCCATTACTTTGAAGAAGTCCGGCTTGACCGAACCGGCACCGGCTACCGCACACTGATTGCAAAAGGCTTTCCCAAGGAACATCAAGCCGGAAGCCGTATCAAATCAGCCTGATAAGCCCGCCGGCCGTCTTGCGCGGCCGGGGGTCGCATGTTAGACACCCGGCTCGTCGGTATCCGTTGCCCCATTGGCGGAATTGGTAGACGCGCTCGACTCAAAATCGAGTTTCGAAAGAAGTGCTGGTTCGACCCCGGCATGGGGCACCACCGACGAAAAACGATCCGATAATTCGTATAGGGCGTCGTCTGGCCCTTCGTCGTCCAGCCGAAGATCGCCATCAGTTCTTCGTCGGTCGCACTGTTCCCAGCGGCGATCGTCGCTCCCGCCTT
It includes:
- a CDS encoding MFS transporter; the encoded protein is MVSTALASTLARRNIHYGWIVVGATFLTMLVTAGAMGAPGVLIKPLQDEFGWETSQISSALAIRLVLFGLMGPFAAAFMNYFGVRKVIVFALALIGAGFVGSLFMTSLWQLLLLWGIVVGFGTGLTAMVLAATISARWFTKHRGLVVGMLSASSATGQLVFLPLMAELTDRYGWRSTVFFVCAMIMVAALAVLAFMRDRPSDLNLPSLGEAHVTPPPARGTLVGALKTPITILKEISGTSTFWILFATFFICGLSTNGLIQTHFVTLCGDFGILPVAAASVLAVMGIFDFFGTIGSGWLSDRFDNRWLLFWYYGLRGLSLLFLPFSDFSFYGLSIFAVFYGLDWIATVPPTVKIAADRFGREKAGLVFGWVFAGHQLGAATAAYGAGLSRTELSSYLPAFFVAGAFCLLASILAITLKKSGLTEPAPATAH
- a CDS encoding aldo/keto reductase, whose translation is MDYVKFGGTGLEVSKICLGCMTFGDPGRGKHAWTLGEEESRAIIRQALDLGINFLDTANTYSDGSSEEIVGRAIKDLKREDIVLATKVFHRMRPGPNGAGLSRKAIFDEIDNSLRRLGTDYVDLFQIHRFDYTTPIEETLEALHDVVKAGKARYIGASSMYAWQFAKMLYTSRLNGWTQFVSMQDHVNLLYREEEREMLPFCEDQKIAVIPWSPLARGRLARDWDERTARTETDEFGKTLYRQAEDADRKIIDTVGRLAKTHNVSRAQIATAWILQKSAVTAPIIGASKPHHLSDAVGALAVKLNADDVAALEEPYVPHHVEGFK
- a CDS encoding TetR/AcrR family transcriptional regulator, producing the protein MRVSREKFAENRQKILEVAGVMFRENGFDGVGVADIMKACGLTHGGFYGHFQSKEELQLEVSRALIARVEVRWKALIADAPDRPLEALLDHYVSWCSVDNPGSSCVFVALMEEVSRSSGAVRETFNDGLSTLVDILAEIVPGETPEERRKNGFTTLSSMMGAVSLARAVENRDLAGQFLSTMREKLAPAKFVGA